The following are encoded together in the Equus quagga isolate Etosha38 chromosome 1, UCLA_HA_Equagga_1.0, whole genome shotgun sequence genome:
- the LOC124247170 gene encoding LOW QUALITY PROTEIN: germ cell-less protein-like 1 (The sequence of the model RefSeq protein was modified relative to this genomic sequence to represent the inferred CDS: inserted 2 bases in 1 codon) — translation MGLLSSRVLRQPGRARAQQDPGSGAGGSARRQETGGDAAGHGFCYCPGSRKRKRSSGAFCYCHPDSETDEDEEEGDEQQRLLNTPRRKKLKSTSKYIYQTLFLNGENSDIKICALGEEWSLHKMYLCQSGYFSSMFSGSWKESSMNIIELEIPDQNIDIEALQVAFGSLYQDDVLIKPSRVIAILAAACMLQLDGLIQQCGETMKETINVKTVCGYYTSAGTYGLDSVKKKCLEWLLNNLMTHQNVELFKELSINVMKQLIGSSNLFVMQVEMDVYTALKKWMFLQLVPSWNGSLKQLLTETDVWFSKRRKDFEGMTFLETEHGKPFVSVFRHLRLQYIISDLASARIIEQDSLVPSEWLSSVYKQQWLAMLQAEQDSEVGPQEIDKEELEGNCMRCGRKLAKDGEXLRLASFDSSGKLICSRTTGYQILTFEKDQEQVVMNLDSRLLIFPLYICCNFLYISPEKRTENNCHPENPEN, via the exons ATGGGCTTGCTGAGCAGCCGAGTCCTGCGCCAGCCGGGGCGAGCCCGAGCTCAGCAGGACCCGgggtctggggctgggggctcgGCCCGGAGGCAGGAGACTGGCGGCGACGCGGCCGGCCACGGCTTCTGTTACTGCCCGGGCAGCCGCAAGCGCAAGCGGAGCAGCGGGGCCTTCTGCTACTGTCACCCCGACTCTGAGACAGAcgaggatgaggaggaaggggacgagcagcagcggctcctcaaCACCCCtcgaaggaaaaaattaaagagtacctccaaatatatttatcaaacattATTTTTGAATGGTGAAAATAGCGACATTAAGATTTGTGCTCTAGGAGAAGAATGGAGTTTACACAAAATGTATTTATGTCAATCTGGCTACTTTTCTAGTATGTTCAGTGGTTCTTGGAAAGAATCCAGCATGAATATTATTGAACTGGAGATTCCTGATCAGAATATTGATATAGAAGCACTGCAGGTTGCATTTGGGTCACTGTATCAAGATGATGTCTTAATAAAGCCCAGTCGAGTTATTGCCATTTTGGCAGCAGCTTGTATGCTGCAGTTGGATGGTTTAATACAGCAGTGTGGTGAGACAATGAAGGAAACAATTAATGTGAAAACTGTGTGTGGCTATTACACATCAGCAGGGACCTATGGATTAGATTCCGTAAAGAAAAAGTGCCTTGAATGGCTTCTAAACAATTTGATGACTCATCAGAATGTTGAACTTTTTAAAGAACTCAGTATAAATGTCATGAAGCAGCTTATTGGTTCATCTAACTTATTTGTGATGCAAGTGGAGATGGATGTATATACAGCTCTTAAAAAGTGGATGTTTCTTCAACTTGTGCCTTCTTGGAATGGATCTTTAAAACAGCTTTTGACTGAAACAGATGTCTGGTTTTCTAAGAGGAGAAAAGATTTTGAAGGTATGACCTTCCTTGAAACTGAGCACGGAAAACCGTTTGTGTCAGTATTCAGACATTTAAGGTTACAATATATTATCAGTGATTTGGCCTCTGCAAGAATTATTGAACAAGATTCTCTAGTACCTTCAGAATGGTTATCTTCTGTGTATAAACAGCAGTGGCTTGCTATGCTCCAGGCAGAACAAGACAGTGAGGTGGGGCCTCAAGAAATCGATAAAGAAGAATTAGAGGGAAATTGCATGAGGTGTGGTAGAAAGCTTGCCAAAGATGGTGA ATTACGTTTGGCCTCTTTTGATAGTAGTGGAAAACTAATATGTAGTCGAACAACTGGCTATCAAATACTTACATTTGAAAAGGATCAGGAACAAGTAGTGATGAACTTGGACAGCAGGCTTCTGATCTTCCCTTTATATATCTGCTGCAATTTCCTGTATATATCACcggaaaaaagaactgaaaataattgTCATCCAGAAAATCCAGAAAACTGA